A stretch of Triticum aestivum cultivar Chinese Spring chromosome 1D, IWGSC CS RefSeq v2.1, whole genome shotgun sequence DNA encodes these proteins:
- the LOC123165670 gene encoding serine carboxypeptidase 2-like, translated as MYSGYITVNESAGRSLFYLLQEAPEEAQPAPLVLWLNGGPGCSSVAFGASEELGAFLVKPRGAGLVLNEYRWNKVANVLFLDSPAGVGFSYTNTSSDIYTSGDNRTAHDSYTFLAKLFERFPHYKYLDFYIAGESYAGHYVPELSQLVHWRNKGIENPVINFKGFMVGNGLIDDYHDYLGTFESWWNHGIISDNTYRRLKASCLNDSFIRPSPACDAAVDVATAEQDNIDMYSLYTPVCNITSSSSSRRRPRGRYPWMTGSYDPCTAGCSTAYYNRRDVQRALHANVTGAMDYTWATCSHTINTHWHDTPRSMLPIYKELIAAGLRIWVFSGDTDAVVPLAATRHSIGALGLPTTTSWYPWYDDQEVGGWSQVYKGLTLVSIRGAGHEVPLHRLRQALVLFQQFLQGKPMPG; from the exons ATGTACTCCGGGTACATCACGGTGAACGAGAGCGCCGGACGGTCGCTGTTTTATCTGCTGCAAGAGGCGCCCGAGGAGGCCCAGCCAGCGCCGCTCGTGCTGTGGCTCAACGGCGGGCCCGGCTGCTCCTCCGTCGCGTTCGGCGCGTCGGAGGAGCTCGGCGCATTCCTCGTCAAGCCGCGCGGCGCCGGCCTCGTCTTGAACGAGTATCGCTGGAACAAAG TGGCTAACGTCCTGTTCTTGGACTCGCCGGCCGGCGTCGGGTTCTCCTACACCAACACCTCCTCCGACATCTACACCTCCGGCGACAACAGAACGGCTCATGACTCGTACACCTTTCTGGCGAAATTGTTCGAGAGGTTCCCGCACTACAAGTACCTTGACTTCTACATCGCCGGCGAGAGCTACGCAGGGCACTACGTCCCGGAGCTGTCCCAGCTGGTTCACTGGAGAAACaaaggcatcgagaaccccgtcaTCAACTTCAAAGGCTTCATGGTCGGGAACGGCCTGATCGACGATTACCACGACTACCTGGGCACGTTCGAGTCCTGGTGGAACCACGGGATCATCTCCGACAACACCTACCGCCGCCTCAAGGCCTCCTGCCTGAACGACTCCTTCATCCGCCCTTCGCCGGCGTGCGATGCCGCGGTGGACGTCGCCACGGCGGAGCAGGACAACATCGACATGTACAGCCTCTACACGCCCGTCTGCAACATCACGTCGTCGTCGTCGAGCCGGCGGCGGCCCCGGGGGCGCTAC CCGTGGATGACCGGATCGTACGACCCGTGCACGGCGGGATGCTCCACGGCGTACTACAACCGGCGGGACGTGCAGAGGGCTCTCCACGCCAACGTCACCGGCGCCATGGACTACACGTGGGCGACCTGCAGTCACACCATTAATACCCACTGGCATGATACTCCGAGATCCATGCTTCCTATTTACAAGGAGCTTATTGCAGCTGGCCTAAGGATATGGGTCTTCAG TGGCGACACGGACGCGGTAGTCCCCTTGGCAGCAACAAGACACTCCATCGGCGCTTTGGGTCTTCCAACTACTACCAGTTGGTATCCTTGGTATGACGACCAGGAG GTCGGCGGTTGGAGCCAGGTATACAAGGGCCTTACACTGGTGTCCATCAGAGGTGCAGGCCATGAGGTTCCTCTGCACCGCCTGCGGCAAGCGCTCGTACTGTTTCAGCAATTCCTGCAGGGCAAGCCCATGCCAGGCTAG